A single genomic interval of Hydractinia symbiolongicarpus strain clone_291-10 chromosome 8, HSymV2.1, whole genome shotgun sequence harbors:
- the LOC130655150 gene encoding latent-transforming growth factor beta-binding protein 1-like isoform X1 — protein sequence MKSISCPCIEEMMLILLLLTLVALAHSQEPSTCCTKGYLKGASVLTDDINCHAPSSIGDVFSSKSLKLMCVGFYEQCCRSTASTLFCRMGEKLAMANQLCTRSSRIGGESKLTCCDCCKRGARLAREGVSCNQTQEDRLCTEAFKSCCLTVKKTTDLKNSRKYCSDIKCDSKSTSSCVETEKGPRCLCKQGYATTNNGLSCTDIDECQKKNSCPGTACTNIPGSYKCGCEDGFMVVNRKCVKKNKSCKKGYEVKNGKCVDIDECLSGKHRCSTGSFCMNTDGDYACFRRCQYPRFQVIKAGVCIDVDECKLGLDDCGRNYECENTVGLFKCNLVRCNEGYRLVDGYCEDIDECQNKSICGEAHQGLCRNADGTYYCDCQSGYAVNSITKKCADIDECKINHGYCIYQCTNSEGSYRCTCPAGYEARGRFCSDIDECSRNPCPSSDFCFNTFGSYACINQSCPNKYFVKTSRKYDEPASCLKKDCKWQAECGKIKLKSVKRTAYKFYKNVAHSGFIFRYWMSFDRRYYRVTSRFVKGNEEGYFYIQNMAKNELRIINQKKITGPKKFHLEMHVDINSKLGDTIWKYVYHFYVYVSAYDFA from the exons ATGAAATCGATTTCTTGTCCCTGCATCGAAGAGATGATGTTGATTTTACTCTTGTTAACCTTAGTTG ctCTTGCTCATTCCCAAGAACCATCAACTTGTTGCACGAAAGGGTATCTAAAGGGCGCCTCTGTTCTAACAGATGATATCAACTGCCACGCCCCTTCTTCAATCGGAGATGTTTTCTCATCAAAGTCTCTAAAATTGATGTGCGTTGGCTTTTACGAGCAATGTTGCCGATCTACTGCAAGTACTTTATTTTGCCGGATGGGGGAAAAACTGGCCAT GGCTAATCAGTTATGTACGAGATCAAGCAGGATAGGCGGTGAAAGCAAATTGACTTGTTGCGACTGCTGTAAACGAGGAGCACGATTAGCTCGTGAAGGAGTGTCTTGTAACCAAACCCAAGAAGATCGGCTGTGCACAGAAGCATTCAAATCGTGTTGCTTAACAGTGAAGAAAACTACAG ATTTGAAAAATTCGAGAAAATATTGCTCAGACATCAAGTGTGATTCAAAATCCACATCAAGCTGTGTGGAAACAGAAAAAGGACCTCGATGTCTGTGTAAGCAGGGATATGCTACCACCAACAATGGATTAAGCTGCACAG ATATCGACGAATGTCAGAAGAAGAATTCCTGCCCTGGAACTGCATGCACAAACATACCTGGAAGTTATAAATGCGGTTGTGAAGATGGATTTATGGTGGTAAATAGAAAATGTGTTAAAAAGAACAAAAGTTGTAAAAAGGGTTATGAGGTTAAAAATGGCAAATGTGTGG ACATTGACGAATGCTTAAGTGGAAAACACAGATGTTCCACTGGATCGTTCTGTATGAACACAGACGGTGATTATGCCTGTTTTCGGAGATGCCAGTATCCTCGTTTCCAGGTTATTAAGGCAGGGGTATGCATAG atGTGGATGAATGTAAATTGGGATTAGATGACTGTGGTCGAAACTATGAGTGCGAAAACACCGTAGGTTTGTTTAAATGCAATCTGGTCAGATGTAATGAAGGCTACAGACTAGTTGATGGATACTGCGAAG ATATCGACGAATGTCAAAACAAAAGCATCTGCGGTGAAGCTCATCAAGGCTTATGCAGAAATGCTGACGGAACATATTATTGTGACTGTCAAAGCGGATATGCAGTTAACTCGATCACAAAAAAATGTGCCG ATATTGATGAGTGCAAAATCAATCATGGATATTGCATCTATCAATGCACGAACAGCGAGGGCTCCTATAGATGCACATGTCCTGCAGGATACGAAGCGCGAGGAAGGTTTTGCTCTG atatCGACGAGTGCTCAAGAAATCCATGTCCAAGCTCTGATTTTTGTTTCAACACATTTGGAAGTTATGCATGTATCAATCAATCGTGTCCGAACAAATATTTCGTAAAGACATCTCGGAA ATATGATGAGCCAGCATCGTGTTTGAAAAAGGATTGTAAATGGCAAGCGGAATGCgggaaaataaagttaaaatctGTTAAAAGAACAGCCTACAAGTTTTATAAGAACGTTGCTCATTCCGGTTTTATTTTCCGATATTGGATGAGTTTCGATCGAAGGTATTATCGAGTGACATCACGCTTTGTTAAag GTAACGAAGAAGGGTATTTCTACATCCAAAATATGGCTAAAAATGAGCTGAGAATTATCAATCAAAAGAAAATAACGGGACCGAAAAAATTCCATCTTGAAATGCATGTGGATATT
- the LOC130655150 gene encoding fibulin-1-like isoform X3, which translates to MKSISCPCIEEMMLILLLLTLVALAHSQEPSTCCTKGYLKGASVLTDDINCHAPSSIGDVFSSKSLKLMCVGFYEQCCRSTASTLFCRMGEKLAMANQLCTRSSRIGGESKLTCCDCCKRGARLAREGVSCNQTQEDRLCTEAFKSCCLTVKKTTDLKNSRKYCSDIKCDSKSTSSCVETEKGPRCLYIDECQKKNSCPGTACTNIPGSYKCGCEDGFMVVNRKCVKKNKSCKKGYEVKNGKCVDIDECLSGKHRCSTGSFCMNTDGDYACFRRCQYPRFQVIKAGVCIDVDECKLGLDDCGRNYECENTVGLFKCNLVRCNEGYRLVDGYCEDIDECQNKSICGEAHQGLCRNADGTYYCDCQSGYAVNSITKKCADIDECKINHGYCIYQCTNSEGSYRCTCPAGYEARGRFCSDIDECSRNPCPSSDFCFNTFGSYACINQSCPNKYFVKTSRKYDEPASCLKKDCKWQAECGKIKLKSVKRTAYKFYKNVAHSGFIFRYWMSFDRRYYRVTSRFVKGNEEGYFYIQNMAKNELRIINQKKITGPKKFHLEMHVDINSKLGDTIWKYVYHFYVYVSAYDFA; encoded by the exons ATGAAATCGATTTCTTGTCCCTGCATCGAAGAGATGATGTTGATTTTACTCTTGTTAACCTTAGTTG ctCTTGCTCATTCCCAAGAACCATCAACTTGTTGCACGAAAGGGTATCTAAAGGGCGCCTCTGTTCTAACAGATGATATCAACTGCCACGCCCCTTCTTCAATCGGAGATGTTTTCTCATCAAAGTCTCTAAAATTGATGTGCGTTGGCTTTTACGAGCAATGTTGCCGATCTACTGCAAGTACTTTATTTTGCCGGATGGGGGAAAAACTGGCCAT GGCTAATCAGTTATGTACGAGATCAAGCAGGATAGGCGGTGAAAGCAAATTGACTTGTTGCGACTGCTGTAAACGAGGAGCACGATTAGCTCGTGAAGGAGTGTCTTGTAACCAAACCCAAGAAGATCGGCTGTGCACAGAAGCATTCAAATCGTGTTGCTTAACAGTGAAGAAAACTACAG ATTTGAAAAATTCGAGAAAATATTGCTCAGACATCAAGTGTGATTCAAAATCCACATCAAGCTGTGTGGAAACAGAAAAAGGACCTCGATGTCTGT ATATCGACGAATGTCAGAAGAAGAATTCCTGCCCTGGAACTGCATGCACAAACATACCTGGAAGTTATAAATGCGGTTGTGAAGATGGATTTATGGTGGTAAATAGAAAATGTGTTAAAAAGAACAAAAGTTGTAAAAAGGGTTATGAGGTTAAAAATGGCAAATGTGTGG ACATTGACGAATGCTTAAGTGGAAAACACAGATGTTCCACTGGATCGTTCTGTATGAACACAGACGGTGATTATGCCTGTTTTCGGAGATGCCAGTATCCTCGTTTCCAGGTTATTAAGGCAGGGGTATGCATAG atGTGGATGAATGTAAATTGGGATTAGATGACTGTGGTCGAAACTATGAGTGCGAAAACACCGTAGGTTTGTTTAAATGCAATCTGGTCAGATGTAATGAAGGCTACAGACTAGTTGATGGATACTGCGAAG ATATCGACGAATGTCAAAACAAAAGCATCTGCGGTGAAGCTCATCAAGGCTTATGCAGAAATGCTGACGGAACATATTATTGTGACTGTCAAAGCGGATATGCAGTTAACTCGATCACAAAAAAATGTGCCG ATATTGATGAGTGCAAAATCAATCATGGATATTGCATCTATCAATGCACGAACAGCGAGGGCTCCTATAGATGCACATGTCCTGCAGGATACGAAGCGCGAGGAAGGTTTTGCTCTG atatCGACGAGTGCTCAAGAAATCCATGTCCAAGCTCTGATTTTTGTTTCAACACATTTGGAAGTTATGCATGTATCAATCAATCGTGTCCGAACAAATATTTCGTAAAGACATCTCGGAA ATATGATGAGCCAGCATCGTGTTTGAAAAAGGATTGTAAATGGCAAGCGGAATGCgggaaaataaagttaaaatctGTTAAAAGAACAGCCTACAAGTTTTATAAGAACGTTGCTCATTCCGGTTTTATTTTCCGATATTGGATGAGTTTCGATCGAAGGTATTATCGAGTGACATCACGCTTTGTTAAag GTAACGAAGAAGGGTATTTCTACATCCAAAATATGGCTAAAAATGAGCTGAGAATTATCAATCAAAAGAAAATAACGGGACCGAAAAAATTCCATCTTGAAATGCATGTGGATATT
- the LOC130655765 gene encoding uncharacterized protein LOC130655765, whose translation MEWLRITLFVSAICSVSNSIIESPQKEVNGFLGVAFRYKLISTEKGYHELLTEDKKTLPKDTWVRLHYGHNEIYGLPLYEKGKYTYYIASKVNGHKSTKKIPIIIREWRDDFLHEVKLCTNLTNDLFLNHLDRRYILIDNIAKYLLNTDIQNVKVRRYKDGCFWFSFLHIENEKRCDYEKIDQIQKQMFDGEEISRKFIKKLSNIELLSANLNFTGGCVKPTEKEEKENIGWVKTVAPIMILFGIILIPVAISCYVLRGVRRRQNKMRQQEEKRLKEESIRIQEQMNEYKRACGLDGSFETEADAQYATTPKWNQVVPRNEKRMFLTNLLERYTPQGIQNKLELLSRSKKTLNPISRMLDIRTNTNGLTNNRRLRNSLNNQGRAHALTSYLNNTNRYGDNLPENIASSAVNLRRSSTMYSPVLPLLDSKRKSVSFFDISGPNRFSAFESDKNSAYRRFSEETRRKLSSQSCTAVDKLKSYGEDNNFHSTPFQAGSTNFGHLNSRSCPRITPPKKTVSVGTSTESTGIHRSRSQSVINSMKNLAATGKDIAAILRERRQARKRQMAGNFRYDVPIGTQANKKKSQSRFYIGDEMDDINMYYDDSTISHGVSNAIYDKNFNSARNFVPHSEKDNMTSYTQNAFRKPTRKYKELPWQQQARLEGHVSSPSVSSTMNDDHLYLNQLKPVDYHVDKATSPSELIYSQHPSESYTAGYYEEDLIHPVPKRIQYPVDMKLEQTYHPAHKPFTTRRINGNAAERRKSFRKRRNSTSRAVLKENDPSWNDLDFAIRDGFGQHEGYQIEKENQNPRYPAINQPHLFNDAQHYGHSPTFQMDERSFGSISSDITYMDLGSEYELSFEQDFSDYHKRRRSYSSLDFPLQQFSRGTYEERNETPYIHNNFFPDHTDTYTTYSKGNSYFTQPKSVFAQSRNGIDQFV comes from the coding sequence ATGGAGTGGTTACGCATTACCCTTTTTGTTTCTGCAATATGTTCTGTTAGCAATTCTATAATTGAATCGCCTCAAAAAGAAGTAAACGGCTTTCTAGGCGTTGCTTTCCGCTACAAATTGATCTCCACTGAAAAAGGTTACCATGAACTGCTCACTGAAGATAAGAAAACTTTACCTAAGGATACCTGGGTGAGGTTACATTATGGGCACAACGAAATATATGGTTTGCCATTGTATGAGAAAGGGAAATATACGTATTACATCGCTTCGAAGGTGAATGGACACAAAAGTACCAAGAAAATTCCTATTATAATACGAGAATGGCGTGATGATTTTCTTCACGAAGTCAAACTCTGTACCAATCTAACCAATGATTTGTTTTTGAACCATCTAGATAGGAGATATATTTTAATTGACAACATAGCTAAATATCTTTTAAATACTGACATACAAAACGTCAAGGTGAGGCGATATAAAGATGGCTGTTTTTGGTTCTCTTTTCTTCATATTGAAAATGAGAAACGCTGTGATTATGAGAAAATCGATCAAATACAAAAACAGATGTTTGATGGCGAAGAAATATCGcgtaaatttatcaaaaaactcTCAAACATTGAATTACTATCTGCGAATTTGAATTTCACAGGCGGGTGCGTGAAGCCGACCGAGaaagaagagaaagaaaatataGGATGGGTAAAAACTGTTGCGCCTATTATGATTCTTTTCGGTATTATTCTTATCCCAGTTGCAATATCGTGTTATGTTCTCCGAGGTGTTAGAAGACGACAAAACAAGATGCGTCAACAAGAGGAGAAAAGACTGAAAGAAGAGTCGATTCGTATTCaggaacaaatgaatgaatacaAGCGAGCATGTGGCTTGGATGGTAGCTTTGAAACAGAAGCGGATGCACAGTACGCAACCACTCCCAAGTGGAATCAAGTAGTTCCCAGAAATGAGAAGCGCATGTTTCTTACCAACTTGCTTGAACGCTACACACCGCAGGGTATTCAAAACAAACTCGAACTTTTGTCCCGTTCCAAAAAGACTCTCAACCCGATCTCGAGAATGCTTGATATTCGCACAAACACCAACGGTCTGACAAATAACCGAAGATTAAGAAATAGTTTAAACAATCAAGGAAGAGCGCATGCGCTTACATCGTACCTAAACAATACAAATAGGTATGGAGACAATTTGCCAGAAAACATTGCCTCGAGCGCAGTAAATTTGAGACGCTCTTCCACGATGTATTCACCTGTATTGCCACTCCTAGATTCAAAGAGAAAATCGGTTTCATTTTTCGATATATCGGGTCCAAATCGATTCTCCGCGTTCGAAAGCGATAAAAACAGTGCGTATAGACGTTTTTCAGAAGAGACAAGGCGTAAACTTTCTTCTCAGTCTTGCACTGCTGTCGATAAGTTAAAGTCATATGGAGAAGATAATAATTTTCACTCGACACCTTTTCAAGCAGGTAGCACAAATTTCGGCCATTTAAATTCAAGGTCATGCCCCAGAATCACGCCTCCTAAGAAAACTGTAAGTGTTGGTACGTCTACCGAGTCTACGGGAATTCATCGATCAAGAAGTCAAAGTGTCATTAATTCTATGAAAAACTTAGCTGCAACTGGAAAAgatattgccgccattttgagAGAACGACGCCAAGCTCGTAAAAGGCAGATGGCGGGAAACTTTCGCTATGATGTACCTATCGGAAcacaagcaaacaaaaaaaagtctcaATCACGATTTTACATTGGCGATGAAATGGATGACATAAATATGTACTATGATGATTCAACAATTTCTCATGGAGTCTCAAATGCTATTTATGATAAAAATTTCAACTCCGCAAGAAATTTCGTTCCTCACAGTGAAAAAGATAACATGACCAGCTACACACAGAATGCTTTTCGCAAACCTACTCGAAAATATAAAGAGTTGCCATGGCAACAACAAGCACGTCTCGAGGGGCATGTGTCAAGTCCCAGTGTATCATCAACGATGAATGACGATCACCTTTATTTGAATCAACTAAAACCTGTTGACTACCATGTGGACAAAGCAACATCCCCATCAGAATTAATATACTCTCAACATCCTTCCGAAAGTTATACGGCTGGTTATTATGAAGAAGATTTAATACATCCTGTACCTAAGCGAATACAGTATCCGGTAGATATGAAACTCGAGCAAACTTATCATCCTGCACATAAGCCTTTCACCACACGAAGGATAAATGGCAACGCAGcagaaagaagaaaaagctTCCGGAAGAGAAGAAATAGTACCAGCAGAGCAGTTCTAAAAGAAAACGATCCCAGTTGGAACGATTTGGATTTTGCCATACGAGATGGTTTTGGACAGCATGAAGGATATCAAATTgagaaagaaaatcaaaatccTAGATATCCGGCGATAAACCAACCCCATTTGTTTAACGATGCCCAACATTATGGACATTCCCCGACTTTTCAAATGGATGAAAGAAGTTTTGGCAGTATCAGCAGTGACATCACCTACATGGATCTTGGTTCAGAGTACGAACTAAGTTTTGAACAAGATTTTTCAGATTAtcataaaagaagaagaagttaTAGCAGTTTGGATTTTCCATTACAACAATTTTCAAGAGGTACATACGAAGAGAGGAATGAAACACCTTATATCCACAATAACTTTTTTCCAGACCATACTGACACCTACACTACGTATAGTAAAGGTAATTCATATTTCACTCAACCAAAAAGCGTTTTCGCTCAATCGAGAAATGGGATCGATCAATTCGTTTGA